The following proteins are co-located in the Manihot esculenta cultivar AM560-2 chromosome 7, M.esculenta_v8, whole genome shotgun sequence genome:
- the LOC122724001 gene encoding exopolygalacturonase-like, giving the protein MGSKAHVCTVYLLLLFAFTSEALPNTFDVTKYGAKAGSDITKALLSAWERGMCSSGFRQSRGTKRKYFLGVVDLIALARNLRFDFVTNSIVEDVTSIDSKQFHVNVLGSKNLTFQRFSVKAPGHSLNTDGIHIGRSEGINIINSNIVTGDDCISIGQGSKQVRITNVRCGHGHGISVGSLGKYEKEEPVSGIYVKNCTIYDTDNGVRIKTWPALYGGIASNIHFEDIVMQNVSNPIIIDQMYCPWNLCNRKKPSKVQISDVSFKNIQGSSRTPTAVQITCSSSVPCKDIVLSNVNLKYTGSKGSAKSKTVRMHAREKELRVRQHRSFRVQHD; this is encoded by the exons ATGGGTTCCAAGGCACATGTATGCACAGTATACCTGTTGTTGCTGTTTGCTTTTACCAGCGAAGCTCTGcccaatacctttgatgtcacgaAATATGGTGCCAAGGCAGGATCGGATATCACTAAG GCTTTATTGAGTGCGTGGGAAAGAGGGATGTGCAGCAGCGGGTTCCGGCAAAGTCGTGGTACCAAAAGGAAGTACTTTTTAGGCGTGGTGGATTTGATAGCCCTTGCAAGG AACCTACGGTTTGACTTCGTCACCAACAGCATAGTTGAGGACGTAACTTCCATCGATAGCAAGCAGTTCCACGTCAATGTCCTCGGCAGCAAAAACCTCACCTTCCAGCGGTTTTCAGTGAAAGCCCCGGGACATAGTCTCAACACCGATGGAATTCACATTGGACGATCGGAGGGGATCAACATAATTAATTCAAACATTGTCACCGGTGATGATTGCATCTCCATTGGCCAGGGGAGCAAGCAAGTACGAATCACAAATGTAAGGTGCGGACACGGGCATGGCATTAGTGTTGGAAGCTTAGGAAAGTACGAGAAGGAAGAACCTGTGTCCGGAATTTATGTAAAGAATTGCACAATATACGACACTGACAATGGCGTGAGAATTAAGACTTGGCCCGCATTGTATGGTGGCATTGCGTCGAATATCCATTTCGAGGACATCGTCATGCAGAACGTCAGCAATCCCatcattatagatcaaatgtacTGCCCATGGAACCTATGCAATCGGAag AAGCCATCAAAAGTTCAAATCAGCGACGTCAGCTTCAAGAATATTCAAGGATCGTCAAGAACGCCCACGGCCGTTCAAATTACGTGCAGCAGCAGCGTACCATGCAAGGACATTGTGCTTTCTAACGTTAACCTCAAGTACACCGGATCTAAGGGATCTGCAAAATCT AAAACAGTGCGTATGCACGCGCGAGAAAAGGAATTGCGGGTGCGGCAACACCGATCCTTCCGCGTCCAACACGACTAG
- the LOC122724002 gene encoding polygalacturonase-like: MPKQCVCTREKRNCGCGNTDPSASNTTRIAEVRKSEALPNTFDVTKYGAKAGSDITKALLSAWKEGCAAAGSGKVVVPKGKYFLGVVDLIGPCKGAMHLQVEGTLVAPAKASQHSKNSWVTLRYLDRLTVSGGGAFDGQGEIAWERAHCGDRCKTPLPICVIAVSKLYQNLRFDFVTNSIVEDVTSIDSKQFHVNVLGSKNLTFQRFSVKAPGHSLNTDGIHIGRSEGINIINSNIVTGDDCISIGQGSKQVRITNVRCGHGHGISVGSLGKYEKEEPVSGIYVKNCTIYDTDNGVRIKTWPALYGGIASNIHFEDIVMQNVSNPIIIDQMYCPWNLCNRKVTF; this comes from the exons atgcc AAAACAGTGCGTATGCACGCGCGAGAAAAGGAATTGCGGGTGCGGCAACACCGATCCTTCCGCGTCCAACACGACTAGAATTGCGGAAGTACGAAAAAG CGAAGCTCTGcccaatacctttgatgtcacgaAATATGGTGCCAAGGCAGGATCGGATATCACTAAG GCTTTATTGAGTGCGTGGAAAGAGGGATGTGCAGCAGCGGGTTCCGGCAAAGTCGTGGTACCAAAAGGGAAGTACTTTTTAGGCGTGGTGGATTTGATAGGCCCTTGCAAGGGTGCCATGCATCTTCAAGTGGAAGGAACGTTGGTGGCGCCAGCAAAAGCTAGCCAACACAGCAAGAATAGCTGGGTTACATTGAGATACCTGGACCGATTAACGGTATCCGGTGGCGGGGCCTTCGACGGACAAGGAGAAATTGCTTGGGAGCGAGCGCACTGTGGCGACAGATGCAAGACACCACTTCCAATT TGCGTAATTGCTGTATCAAAACTGTACCAGAACCTACGGTTTGACTTCGTCACCAACAGCATAGTTGAGGACGTAACTTCCATCGATAGCAAGCAGTTCCACGTCAATGTCCTCGGCAGCAAAAACCTCACCTTCCAGCGGTTTTCAGTGAAAGCCCCGGGACATAGTCTCAACACCGATGGAATTCACATTGGACGATCGGAGGGGATCAACATAATTAATTCAAACATTGTCACCGGTGATGATTGCATCTCCATTGGCCAGGGGAGCAAGCAAGTACGAATCACAAATGTAAGGTGCGGACACGGGCATGGCATTAGTGTTGGAAGCTTAGGAAAGTACGAGAAGGAAGAACCTGTGTCCGGAATTTATGTAAAGAATTGCACAATATACGACACTGACAATGGCGTGAGAATTAAGACTTGGCCCGCATTGTATGGTGGCATTGCGTCGAATATCCATTTCGAGGACATCGTCATGCAGAACGTCAGCAATCCCatcattatagatcaaatgtacTGCCCATGGAACCTATGCAATCGGAaggtaactttttaa